Proteins found in one Cellulomonas palmilytica genomic segment:
- a CDS encoding SGNH/GDSL hydrolase family protein — protein MTRTVRTVRSAVLAAIGALALVGSAAGTASAAPPPPAPPPSVVYDALGDSYASGYGVPPYGECGRSASAYAVQLDGRHRLRLDDFVACAGATTLTLVAGGQLAALDAETDLVTLTVGGNDVSWSTAVNACLVGTDAQCTAGVAFVGSRIADELPALLDSLYAQVAGAAPHARVVVTGYPRLFSPEHGAYLGASPAEQRALNGAADALDETIAAAAERAGFEFVDVRAQFRGHGANAPRAWILGATDPGAFHPTADGYRAYTAAVHAALRHPHRGCWHHHHH, from the coding sequence ATGACGCGAACGGTGCGGACGGTGCGGTCCGCGGTCCTGGCGGCGATCGGTGCGCTGGCCCTCGTCGGGTCGGCCGCGGGCACGGCGTCGGCCGCCCCACCCCCGCCCGCCCCGCCGCCGTCCGTCGTGTACGACGCGCTCGGCGACTCGTACGCCTCCGGGTACGGGGTGCCGCCGTACGGGGAGTGCGGTCGGTCGGCCAGCGCCTACGCCGTGCAGCTCGACGGGCGCCACCGGCTGCGGCTCGACGACTTCGTCGCGTGCGCGGGCGCCACGACGCTGACGCTCGTCGCGGGCGGTCAGCTCGCGGCGCTGGACGCGGAGACGGACCTGGTCACGCTGACCGTCGGCGGCAACGACGTCAGCTGGTCGACCGCGGTGAACGCGTGCCTCGTCGGCACCGACGCGCAGTGCACGGCGGGAGTCGCGTTCGTCGGGTCCCGGATCGCGGATGAGCTCCCGGCGCTGCTCGACTCGCTGTACGCGCAGGTCGCCGGGGCCGCGCCGCACGCGCGCGTCGTCGTGACCGGGTACCCGCGGCTGTTCTCGCCCGAGCACGGCGCGTACCTGGGCGCGTCGCCCGCGGAGCAGCGCGCGCTCAACGGCGCGGCGGACGCGCTCGACGAGACGATCGCCGCCGCGGCCGAGCGCGCCGGGTTCGAGTTCGTCGACGTCCGCGCGCAGTTCCGCGGTCACGGCGCGAACGCGCCCCGGGCGTGGATCCTCGGCGCGACGGACCCTGGCGCGTTCCACCCGACGGCCGACGGGTATCGCGCCTACACGGCCGCGGTGCACGCCGCGCTGCGTCATCCCCACCGCGGCTGCTGGCACCACCACCACCACTGA
- a CDS encoding YqjF family protein: MDAEPITATPRPFRGRPVLRQSWRDLTFLHWRVAPDVVAPLLPPGTRPDVHDGSSWVGLVPFRMVGAGAAVGPGIPWLGTFPETNVRLYSVDPQGRRAVVFLTLEAARLPFVLGSRAALALPYTWARMRVREADGVVTYSSRRRWPGPRGATTRIAVRPGEPLPPGDPLNDFLTARWALHTRAFGRTLYLPNRHEPWPLRTAEVLALDDHLLAACGLPGVSTRPPDSVLFSRGVRTVFGPPVDATRP, from the coding sequence ATGGACGCCGAGCCGATCACCGCGACCCCACGCCCGTTCCGCGGGCGGCCGGTGCTGCGGCAGTCGTGGCGCGACCTGACGTTCCTGCACTGGCGCGTCGCGCCGGACGTCGTCGCGCCGCTCCTGCCGCCAGGCACGCGGCCCGACGTGCACGACGGGTCGAGCTGGGTCGGGCTCGTGCCGTTCCGGATGGTCGGCGCGGGCGCGGCGGTCGGCCCGGGGATCCCGTGGCTCGGGACGTTCCCCGAGACGAACGTGCGCCTCTACTCGGTCGACCCGCAGGGCCGGCGAGCGGTCGTGTTCCTGACGCTCGAGGCGGCCCGGCTGCCGTTCGTCCTGGGCTCGCGCGCGGCGCTCGCGCTGCCGTACACGTGGGCGCGGATGCGGGTTCGCGAGGCCGACGGGGTCGTCACCTACTCGTCGCGGCGCCGCTGGCCCGGGCCGCGGGGCGCGACGACGCGCATCGCCGTGCGGCCGGGCGAGCCGCTCCCGCCCGGCGACCCGCTGAACGACTTCCTCACCGCGCGCTGGGCGCTGCACACCCGCGCCTTCGGCCGCACGCTCTACCTCCCGAACCGTCACGAGCCCTGGCCGTTGCGCACCGCGGAGGTGCTGGCGCTCGACGACCACCTGCTCGCCGCGTGCGGCCTGCCGGGCGTCTCGACCCGCCCGCCCGACTCGGTGCTGTTCTCCCGCGGCGTCCGCACGGTGTTCGGCCCACCCGTGGACGCCACCCGGCCCTAG